The Mus musculus strain C57BL/6J chromosome 16, GRCm38.p6 C57BL/6J DNA window GGAAAGTCAAAGTACCCATGGTTTATCATTTCAATTTCTCCTTTAAtttgtgctttatttttttcccttgttataaagtagaaaaaataaaggaggaagagagataatggatctttttttttactgtgagcttaaatttattgaaaaaaaaagaacaacactaCATGGTCTAGGTAAGATGACAATCACACAATCAAACAAAATTAGAGTGTGGTATTTGGAGAATAAAATCAGCTCAGTCGAGGATGCCCACACTGACTAAGGCCATGCCTGGAGAAATGGTTATGATGTGGTGAAAGGGAAGGAGTCCCTTGttacatgtaattttattttattttattttatttttgattcttttcttattagatattttctttatttacatttcaaatgctatccagaaacttccctataccctgccctgcttccctacccacccactcccacttcttggccctggcgttcccctgtactggggcatataaagtttgcaagaccaagggcctctcttcccaatgatagccgactaggccatcttctgctgcatatgcagctagacacacgagctctgtgggtaccggttagttcatattgttccacctatagggttgcagaccccttcagctccttgggtactttctctagcttctccattgggggccctgtgttccatctgatagctgactgtgagcatcctcttctgtatttgccaggcactggcatagcctgacaagagacagctatatcagggtcccttcaccaaaatcttgatggcatatgcaatagtgtctgggtttggtggctgattatgggatggatctccaggtggggtagtctctggatagtccatcctttcgtcttagctccaaactttgtctctgttacatgtaattttaaatcTCCACGCTATTGCCTTCCCGGGCTGCACTTTCAGCTCAGCTCTGAGAACTTGCTGTTGCTGGTCCCAGTCCTGACATAGCTCCACCAAGGGCCAGCTGCTGTCCTAACCCGGAACTTTGTTCCTTCAACCTATTGTGGCTAActccactgtactggctagttttgtgtcaacttgacacagctggagttatcacagagaaaggaacttcatttgaggaaatgcctccatgagatccaactgaaaggcatttactcagttagtgatcaagggggaaaggccccttgtgggtgggaccatctctgggctggtagtcttggttctataagagagcaggcttagcaagccagaggaggcaagccagtaaagaacatccctccatggcctctgcatcggctcctgctttctgacctgcttgagttccagtcctgacttccttggtgatgaacagcagtatggaagtgtaagccgaataaaccctttcctccccaacttgcttcttggtcatgatgtttgtgcaggaatagaaaccctgactaagacaaattggtaccagtggagtggggtattcctgtgacaaactgaccatgttttggggaggactgtggaaggactttggaactttgggcttgaagatccatccgttgttaagagctctgtcagatgttgtgtaggagcttggaagataatgttgagaacactgcagaagatggagctctggtgtgtgaaatttcagagggaaaattaaagactcttttcagggccattcctgttttgattgtgaagattctgtagttctggttagctggggctgaagaatcagctgtgattaacaagataccagaactactaaagcaaaaactttgcattactgggactattgatgctggttagctggagctaagaaattagcggtgattaagaagagaccagcatcattgaggtgacatcttctgggaagtgttttctgagagcacagtggctgtgttccagatatagccaaagttgtaccttgtgctgtggctggacttggtaatgtgtaagggtcattcaggtggtactggttttgaaggcatgaaggagttgagcagagcagctgaggcttggcactatgagaggccatggaaggccattggtgaaagtccagcctcagttgcaattgatggcccaggactgaaggggtcatgcagtgttttggagatgccagtaccatgagatgaccaccaagagcagcagcagcagcagtggagtacaggcatctggagcctagaggatgacacgtgtgctacaaagggcatggctggagaagtgacccaagcccttggaggagcccagaagatcgtaagttggatcccagacattggacggttggcgattgacttttgcttttgattgtggctgtgccctgatattttccctcttgaaggaagaaactgttttagtggagcccacagttaagagacttttaattgtaaaaagactttggattttaaaagagatggatattttaaagaaattgaaattttaagaatatgtaaagactgtgggacttctaaagttatttagatcttggggatgaataagaatgtaagggctgaggcttactagtgatgtgtttgtgtgtcaagttgacaaggggtcaattgtactggctagttttgtgtcaacttgacacagctggagttatcacagagaaaggaacttcatttgaggaaatgcctccatgagatccaactgaaaggcatttactcagttagtgatcaagggggaaaggccccttgtgggtgggaccatctctgggctggtagtcttggttctataagagagcaggcttagcaagccagaggaggcaagccagtaaagaacatccctccatggcctctgcatcggctcctgctttctgacctgcttgagttccagtcctgacttccttggtgatgaacagcagtatggaagtgtaagccgaataaaccctttcctccccaacttgcttcttggtcatgatgtttgtgcaggaatagaaaccctgactaagacaaattggtaccagtggagtggggtattcctgtgacaaactgaccatgttttggggaggactgtggaaggactttggaactttgggcttgaagatccatccgttgttaagagctctgtcagatgttgtgtaggagcttggaagataatgttgagaacactgcagaagatggaactctggtgtgtgaaatttcagagggaaaattaaagactcttttcagggccattcctgttttgattgtgaagattctgtagttctggttagctggggctgaagaatcagctgtgattaacaagataccagaactactaaagcaaaaactttgcattactgggactattgatgctggttagctggagctaagaaattagcggtgattaagaagagaccagcatcattgaggtgacatcttctgggaagtgttttctgagagcacagtggctgtgttccagatatagccaaagttgtaccttgtgctgtggctggacttggtaatgtgtaagggtcattcaggtggtactggttttgaaggcatgaaggagttgagcagagcagctgaggcttggcactatgagaggccatggaaggccattggtgaaagtccagcctcagttgcaattgatggcccaggactgaaggggtcatgcagtgttttggagatgccagtaccatgagatgaccaccaagagcagcagcagcagcagtggagtacaggcatctggagcctagaggatgacacgtgtgctacaaagggcatggctggagaagtgacccaagcccttggaggagcccagaagatcgtaagttggatcccagacattggacggttggcgattgacttttgcttttgattgtggctgtgccctgatattttccctcttgaaggaagaaactgttttagtggagcccacagttaagagacttttaattgtaaaaagactttggattttaaaagagatggatattttaaagaaattgaaattttaagaatatgtaaagactgtgggacttctaaagttatttagatcttggggatgaataagaatgtaagggctgaggcttactagtgatgtgtttgtgtgtcaagttgacaaggggtcaattgtactggctagttttgtgtcaacttgacacagctggagttatcacagagaaaggaacttcatttgaggaaatgcctccatgagatccaactgaaaggcatttactcagttagtgatcaagggggaaaggccccttgtgggtgggaccatctctgggctggtagtcttggttctataagagagcaggcttagcaagccagaggaggcaagccagtaaagaacatccctccatggcctctgcatcggctcctgctttctgacctgcttgagttccagtcctgacttccttggtgatgaacagcagtatggaagtgtaagccgaataaaccctttcctccccaacttgcttcttggtcatgatgtttgtgcaggaatagaaaccctgactaagacactccacCAAGCCGCCCTGGTCTCACTCAGCTCTGCCAATTGCCAGCTGATACTATTCCCATGAATACCAGAAGCTGCAATTGCTCTACACCAGCCAACCACCTGCAGATGCAAAACACCAGAcagcattaatattttaaaaccagcCAGATAACACAACTGCTGGGTACAGAATCTATAGTCCTAAACTTGTCAGCTATCCTATGTTAGAATTTCACCCATGGCTGAGGCCGCCATCCGTTCTAGTTCCCTCTAAGCCTTACATTGTTAGTGCTCCTCCCTCCAAAgcctggcagaaaaaaaaaaaaaaccctcctcctcccctcactttttcctcttccccttgGGTCTGGGAAATCTCACCTTCTTTCCCTCAGCAGGCAATTGGCTTCTTTATTGACATAAGCAGAAAACAATTAAGGAACCAGATTTTAGTATCAGCTCCTCCCCCTACAGTCCCTTGTAAAATAGTATTTGTTAAATGAGTTATCTTATAAACTGGAAACCCTATATCCTATAAGTGTGAATTTCAAGATATTAATGCACTTTCATCCTCAGATGTCATAACATTTAGTGATgtcttataattttaattttaaattattttaatttagtcGTGGTTAACTGATTATCTATTGTGTTGAATAAGACTTTGTTCAGAAAGAAGGCTTTTActgtatatgaaaatataaaatagatcttctcttttaaaatattttctagagtCAAGTTGTTCAGTGAAAGGACGGGAGGAGATCCCACCGGATGattcatttcctttttcagaTGATAATATCTTCCCTGATGGAGTGGGCGTCACCATGGAGATTGAGAGTGAGTCTTGGttagaaaagtagctaatacacTGGCTGCAGCATTCCAGCCTCAGGCTTAGTAGAAGCACTCAGTGGTCCAAGGGCTTTGTTGTGATAGGTCCTGAATAGTCAGTCTGCTTAGTTGTTTCTCAAACAAGGCACATCCTTGCCTGCCTCTAAGCCTTGGTCAATTTGAAGTCATGAAAAGATCATGGgtatcttagtcactgttctactgTTGTAAAGGGACACAAGGACCAGggcaatttttataaaagaaagcatttaattgagggctgacttacagtttcagaagcttAGCCCATTACATCAGTGTTGGGAAATGGTGGCACTCACatgaacttttgaaacctcaaagcccaaccctgGTGACACACTTGCTTTGACCAGGCCACACTCACTCCaagaaagccacaccttctaattcttCTTATCTGTTCAGACAGTTCCACTCCCTTGTGATTTAGCATTCAACTATAGGAACCTATGGGGCCATTCACATTACAACCACCACAGTGGGTTTAATTTCCTCTACGGTCTGTGTTAAAGTTCCAGCTTATTCTTTCTTTATCTGCTTACATGGTCTTTATTTGGCCATAAAATGTGTGGCCAAAGGAGGTAAGCAatacaacaacaagaaaagagaGCGATTGTAGGAAAGCCAAGACTTACTCACACAATATGCTCCTTCATAGTATAACTGTTTCTGATTATGTTAAAGCGAGGTCATTCTGACACCTATATTTGTCACAGATGAGATGTTTTGATTGAATAAACACCCTTCAGTAAACCCTTACCAGTCAGTGCCTTTGCCAATGTACAGGAGGCATGAGGTTCTAAGTTGGAAAATCTTGTAGATTCTGGAGTTTAATTTAAACTGTTTATAAAGAGTACAATGGACAATCTGTTTTAATTCTGTATTTAATTCTGATTGAATACAGAAACAAAATCTATGGGCAACACGCAAATAGCAGAACTGTCTGAGTTTACACCTATCtaataggaaggaaagaaatgttaTGAAATTTTCATGGTTTTGCAACTATTTATACTTTTTTCACTAGAAGTAAATATTTCTAACCATCTTCTATTTctactgattattattattatttggaagTAAATATTTCTAAGCATCtttctactgattttttttccatgagaTGATCTGGCTTGGGGAAGCTATTAATAATCTCTTAAATTGAATTTATCTTACTTACGTagtaatcaaaaataaaaataaacatgcaaaTTTCTAACTAGTTTAATGAATGTCAAGAGTTATTTTTAATGACAGTGTAGTATATTTTCTACTCTAATGCTTATCTAAATCCTTAGGAGGAGACTTACTGATTATATTAGTACTTATCAAAACTTAAGCAGAGACAGTCACATGACTGAGTATACTATTTTGTTTCCCAAGAAACACAAATTGTATGATGACACCAATATTGTCCACCACCCAAAAATTAGATTTAGaatattatttttgtaatttaatgtaattatattgtttTCATATCTGACTTTCTCTCTCTTAGCAGAAACACTACGAAGCAATTGCTTGTCCCTAGATAATAAAACTCCTGTGTTAACTACAAATACTTTAAAGCACACACTGTTTCACCAGAAATGTGTATCAGAGGATACAATCAGTATATGAATTTGCTTAAAAATAATGcatattttgtgaattttaatttattaatcatATCGGTTTTGGAGCATAATTTCCAGCACAAAAAATATTGTAGTACAACTTAATGTAATCTACTGTAGGTAAGTTGAACATACCAAATCCGttattaagctctctctctctttgcttgtctgtctgtgtgtgtgtccagttaTCACTCCAGTGTCTGTACAGATAGGTATCAAGGCTCAGCTTTTCTGTCATCCTAGTCCATCAAAAGAAGCAACACTTAGAATATGGGAAATAACTCCCAGAGACTGGCCTTCCTGCAGACTACCCTACAGAGCAGAGTTGCAGCAGATCAGTAAAAAAATCTGTACTGAGAGAGGAACCACTAGGGTCCCTGCACATCACCAGAGTTCTGACCTTCCCATCAAATCAATGGCCCTCAAGCATGATGGGCATTACTCATGTCGGATAGAAACAACAGATGGGATTTTCCAAGAGAGACATAGCATCCAAGTGCCAGGTAAGCCACATACTGTATTATTTAGGTCACCAGatgtttttcttctatttatttatttatttatttacactccagattttattcctcacctcatccaccctctgactgttccacatcccataacctcctccccaacctcctgtctccacgaggatgtccccacctcccacccccacccaaccagacctctaaactccctggggcctccagtctcttgagggtgaggtgcatcatctctgactgaacccagacttggaagtcctctgctgtatatgtgttggggtcctcatatcagctggtgtatgctgcctggttgagcTCATCAGATTTTAGATAGGAACAAATGCCTTTGTAGTTTTATGATGAGACTGAATCTTTCTGAAGTAACCCTCTTTCCAGGGGAAAATAGAACTGTAGTTTGTGAGGCAATTGCAAGCAAGCCTGCTATGCAGATCTTGTGGACTCCAGATGAGGACTGTGTCACTAAGAGTAAATCACACAATGACACCATGATTGTCAGGAGCAAGTGCCACAGGGAGAAAAACAATGGCCACAGTGTGTTCTGCTTTATCTCCCATTTGACTGATAACTGGATTCTCTCCATGGAACAGAATCGAGGTAAGTATcctgccccatttttaaaaagaagaaataatatatatttaacttaTTCTTCTATGAAAGATAAATATTTGAATTTCTGTCTATCTGTTTGTGACAAATGTGGCCAAAAGCCacttaggggaggaaagagggaagaacaatatcttgaagcagaaaccatggaagaatgcAGTTTGTTAGGTCCTCAGACCCATGCTAagccatctatccatctgtctgtcgtACGTACGAAcgtacgtacgtatgtatgtatgtatgtatgtatgtatgtatgtatgtattatcttctatctatctatctatctatctatctatctatctatctatctatctatctatcattcttACCTGCCCAAGGAATAGTCACACCCACAGTGTACTGGCCTCTCAGATTTCTCTAAGTTTTGTTGAGTTGACAATGAAAACTAAATAGGACAACAAACCCAGTTCAGACACTTCTAATGGTTTTCATTTATCATCTGCATTTCTTATCTatatatgcatctatctatctacatatagcTATAAGTGTTTCATAATCCATATTGTCTTAATCCAGGATGTTTCCATAATCCATGTATCAGTTCCAGTGATTTGCTAGAATGGTTCCCAGAACTGAGGAAGGCACCATGCTTATTCTTACTATACTGGCTTATTACGAAGACTAAAACACAGAGATAGAAAAGTTGAAGAGACTCATAGGGCCCTCTATGGAAGAAGGAGCACATAGCCTCATGCCATTGCAAGGATTTCTGTGCTCTTGGCTCCTTGATGTTATTCCTGTACAGAAGCTCCTCAAACTGTACTGTTTAGGATTTATATTAATACATAGTCATGAGGCTTAATTGATCATTTGTTATAACTCAATCTCAAACCATTCTTCCTTTACAAGATGTttaatggtggtgatggtggtagtatCTGGCTCCAAGTCCAAACTCTAATTAAAATTTAGTGTTTCTGGTGATAGCCCCAACTGCTTTGAAAGTTTTACCCTAatcaaatcagaatggctaatattaaGATAATAAAAGTCAATGGATATAGGGGGTGGGGAACCTTTACTCTTGGTAGGACTACAATTGGTGCAAGTACTGTGGAGATCAGAAAAACGAGTTTATAGAAATAGTGACCAAACTCTTCCATTCTCAGGAATATACCAAAGTATTCTGACTACAGAGATAATATGCCTATCTATATTTATAAATGCTCTATACCTAATAGCTAGAACATGGACACAGTCCAGATGGGTATCTACTGATGAATGAATAGTGCCTGCGTGTGCACTAATGGCCTGGTCAATGTAGAGGCTGTTAATTgcttctgattggatttaaggccaagGAGACAATAGATGCTCGGTATTTTAAGTGTGTCCAGGAGCCCATGGATGGAGGGCTCACTGCCTATTTATTATTCTGCATAAAGGACACAGAATAAAGCTACTCTCTCAATTTGGATCACTCTACCTCAATTTGTGACCCTCATATCTCTTCATAGAAGTCTCTTTTTTTCAGTGAAGAATGGTTAAAGCAGCAACTCTCAActtgtcaaggaaaaaaaaacagaaagattatAAAATTCAACAATCAGGGAAGATCACAGAAAAACAGCTTCTGGCTGTGACAGGGTCTGAGCTTATTAGCTGTCAGCAATGTAGTTTTCTGTACAGTACCCACACTAGACCACAGAAGTCTATACTCTAACACAGAATAGAAAGGGACTCAGGAGTCCCTACCCTGCTAACTAAGGAACTATGGACAGTTAATGGTTTCTTGAGGAGAGAGAGTCAGCTATCTCTGAGAGTATTGCTTCTGGTAGGCTCCAACCTAGGAGTATATGGACAACATAACTGAATCCAGTGggctattttaaaaaaagacacaaagtttCTGAAGTAACAAAGTGAGGTATGGATCTGACAGGAGTTAGAGGGGTTAGACATTAATAGGATCACAATACTTTATATGAAATGGTCaatttttataaacaaataaaatgtaataatgtcTTTCAAacgactaagaatttcatgagatGTACTTCAGACAGAGGACTCAGAGGATCTAAGCTGGATGTGACCCAAAAAACCTCCTGCTGAGGACTAACTTCCATAGTCACCAAAACTGCTGTGAGCTGCCTAAAGGGGGAGGCAACTGGTAGTACCAACGAGCTGTGAGGCTTATGAACCACAGCAAGGACAAGCAAGGCTGGTCCCTAAGGTGTGATGGTGGCAATCATATTTTGGCAGCAACTAATAGCTGTCAAATTATACTTAAGGCCAACTCAAGAGGAGGAAAATCATGGCTGGTACTAGAGACCTAGCTAACTACTCCAAGTTAGTGAGGCCACTGATGTTAGAGAGAAAACTACCACTGCCCTTCACCTAACCAGCACAATGCCTAAGTTCTAAGTACCTTTACAGCCACCAGTAAGCATGGCTCTTCACCCTTACCCAAGAAGCTTCTACTGGTGATAGAAACCATCCAAAGAGCCACAGATAGACTGCAGAGAACAGTGACCGTAGGATATTAGGTCCcatggatacatctacaacacaatttCTACATGTAATGAACGCTCAGGGAACATTGtcgaagaggaggcagaaatgttataagagccagagaaggaagaaatctgTGGGAAGATTGTGTcatctagaaatgtcagagaaactTCACCCAGGAaacctcaacaatatggctgcctaaataaGTCCTGAAcaataaatatgcaaatatggAAGAGGGAAACTTCACTGGGCTTCTCCCTTAAACAAAGAACTACAGTTAACTAAAGGTTCTGAGAGTGGGTGAAGCAGTCTCCCCTCAGGGATGGcccctaattggttatccaagTATCAAGGGGTTGTCCAATATCAAGTCTGAAATCATGTACATGCAAGCAAATCTGAATGAACACAGCAGATTGTATTTACAAATTATGcataaataacaatttaaaaagaagaggctGGAAGTTTGGGACAGGGCATTAGGAGGCAGGGGCACTTTGGGGAGCTTGGACCAAGGAAAAGGAGTGTATGGAAAGTGTATGGAAATCATGCTATTGGATTTTCATAAGAACAAAATTTGCATGTGAAATTTCCCTTCTATAACTGGGAAGTATTAATAATACTTAGTGTGCATTTCTCCACTTCAAAATACTTGCCAATACCTATCAAGCACAAAAGTTAGACTTGATTCCTAAACTTGATCCTGAAATAGTGGTCTGAGCTATATCTGAATTATAATTGATACAATGGATATTCTGTAAACTTTTGGAACTATTTTACATGATTTTAGGGCTGTTTGCCTCTATTTTCTTGCTAAGAACTGTTATCAAACTGACCAGACGTTTTACTCTTGCCTGTATTTAAAGGTACAACCAGCATCCTGCCTTCCTTGCTGAGCATTCTCTATGTGAAACTGGCTGTAACTGTTCTCATCGTAGGATTTGCTTTTTTCCAGAAGAGAAATTATTTCAGGTAGGAAccgaaaaataaaatgttaagacTCATTAGAGAGAAAACATTGTCACAACTTGGCACTCACAGTGGACTGGGAAAATATGTTATGTGGTCCCGTCGTGGGTGTTCCCCCAGCCCTTCTGCTTCAGGCCATTGTGAACAATGGAACCCAGACACAGGTGCCCACAGCTCTGGCACAAGCTTCTGTCTTGCTACAGTTCTGATCCAGGAGGGACTTATCCTGATCCCGTCTTTGAGGATTCAGTGGTAGAAATGATGTTGCTGAAATTTTATTAGTGTTTGTTTCCCAGTTTCCTAAGTTCTGTGGACTTCTGTTCATTCCTGCTTAATTGTACTTTatgtaatttgttttgttttgttttttgtttttgtgtatttcTAGAAATATTCTAGAAAATATTCATATCCAGATTTCTGGAAGCCCATTAGTCTGATGACACAATACAAGAAAACAGCCATTTGCAATCAACTTTCTCATTGAAATCCAGCTTACCTGTCCCTGCTATCTTCATGTTTGTTAGAATTCATTCTGCAGTTGGCAGTCGTGCAGTATGACCATATAGGCAAAAGCTTGGTGCTTACCATGAGATATGCTGTGAATGACCCATCTACTTCCCCACTTCTCAGGCCAAAGGTCTTAGGAAATATGAACAGAAGTGCTGGGTAATTTTACTCCCCTCAAGCCCCCCAGGAATGGCTTCCATTCACTTCTTCCCAGGATCATTTTATATGATCATGAAAGTTGCATTGCCAGGTACCATGACAACAAACAACATTTTCAAATCTGTCACTAGCTGGCCTtctttccttgcttgcttgctaccAAGTAACATGACAGTTGCCCTTTGTATTAATCATTCAATACATGACTAAGATCCATCTTAAAAAATCATACCTCTGCACTTTAGAAGTTAAAAGTTGATCCCAGAGAAGGCACTGCCAGTATCATGGGGTAATACTGAGATCTCCCCTTACTGTGTAAAGTTGTAGTGTCCAAATTCCCTGTGATGTCTGCATTCTGCCTTATGGGATGGATGGGCACGATGAATCACTGAGGGCAAGGGCAGGACACTGGTAAACCTAACAACTGTAAAGCAAGACCTTGTCTTCACTGGATACACATAGTATTCCAATAATAAGAGTATGTTTTTAGTTAAAAGAATTATATCTTAGCTAAAGTAGCAAGTgattgggttattttatttttggtaaacATCCAGGGTGAAAATGAATGCCTGCTATTAGAGGGTACCTGGATGGTAGCCTCAGATGGTAATTAAAATTCAGCCCATGTCATACTCTATTGCAGTGGATGGTGCCAGGGAAGTTGGTAAAAGTGTGTTGCTCTAAGcttcttttatagtctctggcTCTGATCTCAGAGCAGTTTCTACTCAGCAGGTGACTAGGGAGAGTAGAGGATTGTATGTGGGATACATATGGATCAGGTCTGGAGTAGTAAACATATCTGCTCAGATTCAACTGACTAAAACTTAGTCATATGATCACACTATCTGGTAGGAAACCTAGACAGTGTGGGCTGGTtgacttaaagaaaaagaattaggGCTGGTGCATACTTAGCAAATCTCTGCACATAATAAAGAGAAGGTACAGTATTAATACAAAGATTATTGCCTTTTTTAATAGCAGGAAATCACTATATGTCAAGAAGTAAGTAAATTAGTAATTGCCACTCAAACACAGATAAAGTATGATCTCTTTTGCCTCATCTTTCATTGTACTGTTTGATGTTTAAGTACTgatataaaaaggaaagagatcTAGTAATATAATTCTGTATTAGACTTGAAAAAAACTGAGGCAGAGATTGCAAATTGTTGATTCATTGTCTATCTTCCCTGTTCTT harbors:
- the Cd200r3 gene encoding cell surface glycoprotein CD200 receptor 3 isoform X6 codes for the protein MHALGRTLALMLLIFITILVPESSCSVKGREEIPPDDSFPFSDDNIFPDGVGVTMEIEIITPVSVQIGIKAQLFCHPSPSKEATLRIWEITPRDWPSCRLPYRAELQQISKKICTERGTTRVPAHHQSSDLPIKSMALKHDGHYSCRIETTDGIFQERHSIQVPGTTSILPSLLSILYVKLAVTVLIVGFAFFQKRNYFRSNEEPTTLAPT
- the Cd200r3 gene encoding cell surface glycoprotein CD200 receptor 3 isoform 4 precursor (isoform 4 precursor is encoded by transcript variant 4), with protein sequence MHALGRTLALMLLIFITILVPESSCSVKGREEIPPDDSFPFSDDNIFPDGVGVTMEIEIITPVSVQIGIKAQLFCHPSPSKEATLRIWEITPRDWPSCRLPYRAELQQISKKICTERGTTRVPAHHQSSDLPIKSMALKHDGHYSCRIETTDGIFQERHSIQVPGTTSILPSLLSILYVKLAVTVLIVGFAFFQKRNYFRWI
- the Cd200r3 gene encoding cell surface glycoprotein CD200 receptor 3 isoform X4 — protein: MHALGRTLALMLLIFITILVPESSCSVKGREEIPPDDSFPFSDDNIFPDGVGVTMEIEIITPVSVQIGIKAQLFCHPSPSKEATLRIWEITPRDWPSCRLPYRAELQQISKKICTERGTTRVPAHHQSSDLPIKSMALKHDGHYSCRIETTDGIFQERHSIQVPGENRTVVCEAIASKPAMQILWTPDEDCVTKSKSHNDTMIVRSKCHREKNNGHSVFCFISHLTDNWILSMEQNRGTTSILPSLLSILYVKLAVTVLIVGFAFFQKRNYFRSNEEPTTLAPT
- the Cd200r3 gene encoding cell surface glycoprotein CD200 receptor 3 isoform 2 precursor (isoform 2 precursor is encoded by transcript variant 2); the protein is MHALGRTLALMLLIFITILVPESSCSVKGREEIPPDDSFPFSDDNIFPDGVGVTMEIEIITPVSVQIGIKAQLFCHPSPSKEATLRIWEITPRDWPSCRLPYRAELQQISKKICTERGTTRVPAHHQSSDLPIKSMALKHDGHYSCRIETTDGIFQERHSIQVPGTTSILPSLLSILYVKLAVTVLIVGFAFFQKRNYFRVPEGS